A window from Mya arenaria isolate MELC-2E11 chromosome 9, ASM2691426v1 encodes these proteins:
- the LOC128203717 gene encoding neuroglobin-like — protein MSLFKRIKRSLTGSKRTNDNKSCVVISNNNETITMFDPQKPPPVITELEVEILKDCWKIVKQDVAKVGIITFVGLFETHPDVHDAFMSFRAVNTSDLEYNAILRAHALRVMGTVDKCIYRLDNREKFEELMTELGIRHKNYSVKIEFIDLIGTQFINSIKPHLETVWTGQHEKAWDHLFMLMCYYMKKGMCNT, from the exons atGTCGTTATTTAAACGCATTAAAAGGTCTTTGACTGGATCGAAACGAACGAATGATAACAAATCTTGTGTGGTGATTAGTAACAATAACGAAACTATTACAATGTTTGATCCTCAAAAACCACCTCCTGTGATTACTGAGCTTGAGGTTGAAATTCTCAAAGACTGCTGGAAAATAGTTAAACAGGATGTTGCAAAAGTTGGGATTATTACGTTCGTCGg TCTGTTCGAGACCCATCCAGACGTGCACGATGCGTTCATGTCATTCCGGGCAGTTAACACATCCGATCTCGAATACAACGCCATTCTTCGTGCGCATGCGCTAAGAGTAATGGGAACAGTGGACAAGTGTATTTATAGACTTGACAACAGGGAAAAGTTCGAAGAACTTATGACAGAATTGGGAATTCGTCACAAGAATTATTCCGTGAAAATTGAATTCATTGAT TTGATTGGTACCCAGTTTATCAACTCAATCAAGCCCCATTTAGAAACAGTGTGGACAGGCCAACATGAGAAAGCTTGGGATCATTTATTCATGCTCATGTGCTACTACATGAAGAAAGGAATGTGTAATACATGA